DNA sequence from the Gammaproteobacteria bacterium genome:
TCGTGCCGGAAACAGACAGATTAGAGGCGCTCATCGAACCCGTGGTGGAACACCTCGGGTATGAGCTGTGGGGTATCGAATACCGGGCAGGCGCCGGTGAGGGCCTGCTGCGGGTGTTTATCGACTCGCCCGACGGTATCACGCTCGATGACTGCACCCTGATCAGCGAGCATCTCAGCGGTTTGCTGGATGTGGAAGAGCCGATCCGTGGCGCTTACACGCTGGAAGTCTCCTCGCCGGGGCTGGACCGGCAGCTGTTCAGGCCGGCGCATTACGAGCGATTCGCGGGTGCGCTGGTGAAGCTCAGGCTGCTCAGAGCTCACGGCGGGCGCAGGAACTTCAAGGGTCGCCTGCTCGGTCTTACCGGTGAACAGGTGGCCCTTGAAATTGATGGACAAACGTATGAGGTCCCTTTGAGCGAAGTGGAAAGCGCGCGGCTGATACCGGAGCTCTAAGGCATTCGTTGCGGAGAATCTGGACATGAACAAAGAAATCCTGTTGGTCGTCGATGCCGTCTCCAACGAAAAGGGTGTAGACAAAAGCATCATTTTCGAGGCGCTCGAAGCGGCGCTTGCTTCCGCCACGCGTAAAAAGCACGGTGGAGATGTCGACGTGCGCGTCGCGATCGACCGCACCAGCGGCGATTACGACACCTTCCGCCGTTGGCAGGTCGTGGACGACGAAGATCCCGATTTCGAAAGCACGCAGCGGCAGATCCTGTACAGCTATGCGGCGAAGGATCATCCCGATATCCAGATCGGCGACTATATCGAGGAACCGATCGAGTCCGTGGACTTCGGCCGCATTGCCGCGCAAACCGCGAAGCAGGTCATCGTGCAAAAGGTGCGCGAGGCGGAACGTGCGCAGATCGTCGACGCCTATCAGGATCGCGTCGGCGAGCTGATCATGGGCTCCGTCAAGCGTGTCGAGCGCAGCGGAATTTATCTCGACCTGGGCGCCAATGCGGAGGCGTTCATCCCGCGCGAGCAGATGATCCCGCGTGAATCCGTGCGTAACGGCGACAGACTGCGCGGCTTCCTCTACGAGGTGCGTTCCGAACCGCGCGGCCCGCAGCTGTTCGTCAGCCGCACCGCGCCGGAATTCCTGATCGAGCTGTTCAAGCTTGAGGTGCCCGAAGTGGGGCAGGGCGTGATCGATATTCTCGGCGCGGCCCGCGATTCCGGCATGCGCGCCAAGATCGCCGTGCGTTCGAACGACCCGCGCCTCGACCCCGTGGGCGCCTGCGTTGGCATGCGCGGTTCGCGTGTACAGACGGTCTCCAACGAACTCGCCGGCGAGCGGG
Encoded proteins:
- the rimP gene encoding ribosome maturation factor RimP translates to MPETDRLEALIEPVVEHLGYELWGIEYRAGAGEGLLRVFIDSPDGITLDDCTLISEHLSGLLDVEEPIRGAYTLEVSSPGLDRQLFRPAHYERFAGALVKLRLLRAHGGRRNFKGRLLGLTGEQVALEIDGQTYEVPLSEVESARLIPEL
- the nusA gene encoding transcription termination factor NusA — encoded protein: MNKEILLVVDAVSNEKGVDKSIIFEALEAALASATRKKHGGDVDVRVAIDRTSGDYDTFRRWQVVDDEDPDFESTQRQILYSYAAKDHPDIQIGDYIEEPIESVDFGRIAAQTAKQVIVQKVREAERAQIVDAYQDRVGELIMGSVKRVERSGIYLDLGANAEAFIPREQMIPRESVRNGDRLRGFLYEVRSEPRGPQLFVSRTAPEFLIELFKLEVPEVGQGVIDILGAARDSGMRAKIAVRSNDPRLDPVGACVGMRGSRVQTVSNELAGERVDIILWDDNPAQFVINAMSPADVQSIVIDEDSHSMDIAVEDEKLAQAIGRGGQNVKLASELTGWDLNVMSIEQAEEKSEAEAKDIQQQFMEQLDVDEEVAIILQQEGFSSVEEIAYVPTSELLQIEEFDEDIVEELRQRARDALLTKAIASEEALGEQQPAQDLLDLEGMTEELAYALAERGVCTQEDLAELAVDDLLELEGMDEERAAALIMVARAPWFEGEAQNE